Proteins from a genomic interval of Acomys russatus chromosome 19, mAcoRus1.1, whole genome shotgun sequence:
- the Znf507 gene encoding zinc finger protein 507 yields MEESSSIAMLVPEIGEQEAVLTAEGEVDEQRKTKADPLVHVIQKLSKIVGHEKSQKCLLIGKKRPRPGATAPSLGTLEDCEVPAKAAEPPATEVKKAGVSPENSTVASLASADGKAVSYQCSLCRFLSPSFSVLKEHMRLHGQRSDVVLMCSECHATSRSQEELEAHVASEHENSASSHAQPSSSWPGARGRKRETVLDIPVGSAQAHAVQTAAVAETGRRKWYAYEQYGMYRCLFCSYTCGQQRMLKTHAWKHAGEVNCSYPIFENEKEPLGLLASSVSAVPGGVDAVVIAIGDSELSIHNGPSVQVQICSSEPPSSLSSLEPNTGEGVRLSQPVTLDPNDEEMLEVMSDSEENLFADSLLSSAQKIISSSPNKKGHVNVIVERLPSAEETLPPKHFLVNAEMDEGKSLSATEAQAECGGAGEMYHADKCAVDIGGLIIGWSSAEKEDSELSKGLATDENAPPGRRRTNSESLRLHSLAAEALVTMPIRAAELTRASLGHYGDINLLDPDTGQRQVSGPLAAYSKKIMSPLKNSADGVTSLNQSSSTVVALPQGRQEVSDGQVKTGISMSLLTVIEKLRERTDQNATDDDILKELQDNAQCQPSSDGSLLGSNVVEYIPDAERPYRCRLCHYSSGNRGYIKQHLRVHRQRQPYQCPICEHIAENSKDLESHMINHCKTRIHQCKQCKESFHYKSQLRNHEREQHCLPNTLSVASNEPRISRDAADGKCVQEGNKSSTQKQYRCDACDYTSTTYVAVRNHRRVHNSDKPYRCSLCGYVCGHPPSLKSHMWKHASDQNYNYEQVNKAINDAISQSSRAVGKSPGRTILPSSEERADPATGSPETLVSPAELPSQPPGDVVDASELEKLCPTGASSDVSGRSCGLATPGTEYCVLLFCCCICGFESTSKESLLDHMKEHEGEIVSIILNKDHSTALSAN; encoded by the exons ATGGAAGAGAGCAGCAGCATTGCCATGTTGGTGCCAGAGATCGGAGAGCAGGAGGCGGTGCTTACTGCGGAAGGAGAGGTTGACGAGCAAAGGAAAACCAAAGCGGACCCGTTAGTCCACGTCATCCAGAAGCTAAGCAAGATAGTGGGGCATGAAAAGTCACAAAAATGCCTTCTCATTGGGAAAAAGCGCCCACGTCCAGGCGCGACAGCACCCTCTCTTGGAACCCTAGAGGACTGTGAGGTCCCAGCTAAGGCAGCCGAGCCTCCTGCTACTGAGGTTAAGAAAGCTGGGGTGTCACCAGAAAATTCCACTGTAGCCTCCCTGGCCTCAGCTGATGGGAAGGCGGTGTCCTACCAGTGCAGCCTGTGCCGGTTCCTGTCCCCCTCCTTCTCCGTGCTGAAGGAGCACATGCGGCTGCATGGGCAGCGGAGCGACGTGGTGCTCATGTGCTCTGAGTGCCACGCCACCTCCCGAAGCCAGGAGGAGCTCGAGGCCCACGTGGCAAGTGAGCACGAGAACAGCGCCAGCAGCCACGCCCAGCCCAGCAGCTCCTGGCCGGGAGCCAGAGGAAGAAAGCGGGAGACTGTGCTGGACATCCCGGTGGGCAGTGCGCAGGCCCATGCTGTGCAGACTGCAGCCGTGGcggagacaggcaggaggaagtGGTACGCATATGAGCAGTACGGCATGTACCGCTGCCTGTTCTGCAGCTACACCTGCGGCCAGCAGCGCATGCTCAAGACACACGCTTGGAAACACGCCGGGGAGGTTAACTGCTCCTACCCGATCtttgagaatgagaaggagccccTCGGCCTCCTGGCCTCTTCTGTGTCTGCTGTACCTGGTGGGGTCGATGCAGTTGTCATTGCTATTGGGGACAGTGAACTGAGCATCCACAACGGGCCCTCTGTGCAAGTACAGATTTGCAGCTCTGAGCCACCGTCATCTTTATCTTCTTTAGAACCGAACACGGGGGAGGGGGTGCGCCTGAGCCAGCCAGTCACCCTGGACCCTAATGATGAGGAGATGCTGGAGGTGATGTCTGATTCTGAGGAGAATCTGTTTGCTGATAGTTTGCTCTCATCAGCCCAGAAAATCATTAGCAGCAGCCCAAACAAAAAAGGTCATGTGAATGTCATTGTGGAACGTTTGCCTAGTGCCGAGGAAACCCTCCCTCCAAAACATTTCCTCGTGAATGCTGAAATGGACGAGGGGAAGAGCCTGAGCGCGACCGAAGCCCAGGCTGAGTGTGGAGGAGCAGGGGAGATGTACCACGCTGATAAATGTGCTGTGGATATTGGGGGGCTGATCATCGGCTGGAGCAGCGCAGAGAAGGAAGACAGTGAGCTAAGTAAGGGCCTGGCTACTGATGAGAATGCGCCACCAGGACGAAGGAGGACAAACTCTGAGTCTCTCAGGCTACACTCCTTAGCAGCAGAAGCCCTTGTCACCATGCCAATAAGAGCTGCTGAACTAACGAGAGCCAGCCTTGGCCACTATGGGGACATAAACCTTTTAGATCCAGACACTGGACAAAGGCAGGTCAGTGGCCCATTGGCAGCATACTCAAAAAAGATCATGTCTCCTCTTAAGAACTCTGCAGATGGAGTGACGAGTTTAAACCAAAGCAGTTCCACTGTGGTAGCGCTCCCgcagggaaggcaggaagtgTCAGATGGTCAAGTTAAGACAGGCATCAGTATGTCCCTTCTTACCGTAATAGAAAAACTGAGGGAAAGGACAGACCAAAATGCGACAGATGATGACATTTTGAAAGAGTTGCAGGACAATGCCCAGTGTCAGCCCAGCAGTGATGGGAGTTTGTTGGGGTCCAATGTGGTGGAGTACATCCCAGATGCCGAGCGGCCCTACCGATGCCGCCTGTGCCACTACTCAAGTGGGAACAGGGGCTACATCAAGCAGCACCTGCGTGTCCATCGGCAGAGGCAGCCTTACCAATGCCCTATCTGTGAGCACATAGCCGAGAACAGCAAAGACCTGGAAAGCCACATGATCAACCACTGTAAAACCAGAATACACCAGTGTAAGCAGTGCAAAGAGTCTTTCCATTACAAG agccAACTGAGGAATCATGAGAGAGAGCAGCACTGCCTGCCCAACACCTTGTCAGTAGCTTCGAATGAGCCAAGAATTTCCCGTGATGCCGCTGATGGAAAGTGTGTTCAGGAAG GGAACAAGTCGTCAACTCAGAAGCAGTACAGGTGTGATGCGTGCGATTACACAAGTACAACGTATGTGGCCGTCAGAAACCACAGGCGAGTCCACAACTCAGATAAGCCATACAG GTGCTccctgtgtgggtatgtgtgcggCCACCCTCCTTCCCTGAAGTCACACATGTGGAAGCATGCGAGTGACCAGAACTACAACTACGAGCAGGTTAACAAGGCCATCAACGACGCGATCTCACAAAGCAGCAG AGCTGTGGGGAAGTCCCCTGGGAGAACAATCTTACCCAGCAGCGAGGAGAGAGCTGACCCCGCCACAGGCAGTCCAGAAACCTTGGTGTCGCCCGCAGAGCTGCCTTCTCAGCCACCTGGTGACGTTGTAGATGCCAGCGAGCTTGAGAAACTGTGCCCCACAGGCGCCAGCTCTGACGTCTCAGGCAGGAGCTGCGGCCTGGCCACACCGGGCACCGAGTACTGCGTGCTGCTCTTCTGCTGCTGCATCTGTGGCTTCGAGTCAACCAGCAAGGAGAGCCTCCTGGATCACATGAAGGAGCATGAGGGGGAGATCGTCAGCATCATCCTCAACAAGGACCACAGCACGGCCCTGAGCGCCAACTAG